A single region of the Pseudomonas mandelii genome encodes:
- the uvrC gene encoding excinuclease ABC subunit UvrC, with protein sequence MTEVFDPGAFLSTVSGRPGVYRMFDSDARLLYVGKAKNLKNRLSSYFRKSGLAPKTAALVARIAQVETTITANETEALLLEQTLIKEWRPPYNILLRDDKSYPYVFLSDGQFPRLSIHRGAKKAKGKYFGPYPSAGAIRESLSLLQKTFFVRQCEDSYYKNRTRPCLQYQIKRCKAPCVGLVEPEVYAEDVRHSVMFLEGRSNALTDELSAGMEEAAINLEFERAAELRDQISLLRRVQDQQSMEGGTGDIDVIAAFVNPGGACVHLISVRGGRVLGSKNFFPQVGIDEDVSEVMAAFLGQYFITSPERDLPSELIVNVVHEDFPTLIAAIEELRGRELTISHRVRGTRARWQQLAVTNAEQALGARLANRQHVAARFDALAEVLNLDEPPQRLECYDISHSSGEATVASCVVFGPEGPIKSDYRRYNIEGVTPGDDYAAMHQALTRRFSKLKDGEGKLPDILLVDGGKGQLSMARDVLNELAVPDLILLGVAKGATRKAGFETLYLNDAAHEFTLRGDSPALHLIQQIRDEAHRFAITGHRARRGKTRRTSTLEGVAGVGPTRRRDLLKHFGGLQELSRASIEEIAKAPGISKKLAELIYANLHSE encoded by the coding sequence ATGACCGAAGTCTTTGATCCAGGCGCTTTTCTGTCGACCGTCAGTGGGCGCCCCGGCGTCTACCGCATGTTCGACAGCGATGCTCGCCTTCTGTATGTCGGCAAAGCCAAGAACCTGAAAAATCGCCTGTCGAGCTACTTCCGCAAGTCCGGTCTCGCGCCCAAGACGGCGGCGCTGGTCGCCCGTATCGCCCAGGTCGAAACCACCATCACGGCCAACGAAACGGAAGCCTTGCTGCTTGAGCAGACGCTGATCAAGGAGTGGCGTCCGCCGTATAACATCCTGCTGCGCGATGACAAATCCTACCCTTACGTCTTTCTTTCGGATGGCCAGTTTCCTCGTCTGAGCATTCATCGCGGTGCGAAAAAGGCCAAGGGCAAGTATTTCGGTCCGTATCCCAGCGCGGGCGCGATTCGCGAAAGCTTGAGCTTGCTGCAAAAAACGTTTTTTGTTCGCCAGTGCGAAGACAGCTATTACAAGAACCGCACGCGCCCTTGTCTGCAATACCAGATCAAGCGCTGCAAGGCCCCGTGTGTCGGGCTGGTAGAGCCCGAAGTGTATGCCGAGGACGTTCGCCACTCAGTGATGTTCCTTGAAGGCCGCAGCAATGCGCTGACCGACGAGTTGTCCGCGGGCATGGAAGAGGCGGCGATCAACCTCGAGTTCGAGCGCGCCGCCGAGTTGCGTGACCAGATTTCGCTGCTGCGTCGAGTCCAGGATCAGCAAAGCATGGAAGGCGGAACCGGCGATATCGATGTGATCGCTGCGTTCGTCAATCCGGGCGGTGCCTGTGTTCACCTGATCAGCGTGCGCGGTGGGCGGGTGTTGGGCAGCAAGAACTTCTTCCCTCAGGTCGGCATCGACGAGGACGTTTCCGAGGTCATGGCTGCCTTTCTCGGCCAGTACTTCATTACCAGTCCTGAGCGCGACCTGCCGAGCGAACTGATCGTCAACGTGGTTCACGAAGACTTTCCGACCCTCATTGCGGCCATTGAAGAGCTGCGCGGTCGCGAGTTGACCATCAGCCATCGGGTACGGGGTACGCGAGCACGCTGGCAACAATTGGCGGTCACCAATGCCGAGCAGGCGTTGGGCGCGAGGCTGGCCAACCGTCAACACGTCGCCGCGCGTTTCGATGCCCTGGCAGAAGTCTTGAACCTGGACGAGCCGCCACAGCGCCTGGAGTGCTACGACATCAGCCACTCCAGCGGCGAAGCCACCGTGGCGTCGTGCGTGGTGTTCGGTCCGGAAGGCCCGATCAAGTCCGACTATCGTCGTTATAACATCGAAGGCGTCACCCCGGGCGACGACTATGCGGCCATGCACCAGGCCCTGACGCGGCGCTTCAGCAAACTGAAGGACGGGGAGGGCAAGTTGCCGGACATTCTGCTGGTGGACGGCGGCAAGGGTCAGCTGTCGATGGCCCGCGACGTGCTCAATGAGCTGGCGGTGCCTGACCTGATTCTGCTGGGCGTGGCCAAGGGGGCGACGCGCAAGGCCGGTTTTGAAACCCTGTACCTCAACGACGCAGCTCACGAATTTACCTTGCGCGGTGATTCCCCCGCGCTGCATCTGATTCAACAGATACGCGATGAAGCCCACCGTTTCGCCATTACCGGGCACCGGGCCCGCCGTGGTAAAACCCGGCGCACCTCGACACTTGAGGGCGTTGCAGGCGTCGGACCGACACGCCGCCGAGATTTGTTAAAACATTTTGGTGGATTGCAGGAGCTGTCTCGTGCCAGCATCGAAGAGATCGCCAAAGCACCCGGGATCAGTAAAAAGCTCGCAGAGTTGATTTATGCAAATCTGCACAGCGAGTAG
- the pgsA gene encoding CDP-diacylglycerol--glycerol-3-phosphate 3-phosphatidyltransferase: MNIPNLITVLRVLLIPIFILLFYLPYQWSYMASASVFAFAAATDWLDGYLARRLEQSTPFGAFLDPVADKLMVAVALVLLVQEHGNLWLTLPAAVIIGREIVVSALREWMAELGARAHVAVSNLGKWKTAAQMLALVILLANPSDFTFWVLIGYALLLVSAGLTLWSMVQYLRAAWPHLKTDVEKK, translated from the coding sequence ATGAATATCCCTAATCTGATTACCGTTCTACGCGTCCTGCTCATCCCGATCTTCATTTTACTGTTCTACCTGCCGTACCAATGGAGCTACATGGCCTCCGCTTCGGTCTTCGCATTTGCCGCCGCCACAGACTGGCTGGACGGTTATCTGGCCCGTCGTCTGGAGCAAAGCACACCATTCGGGGCGTTCCTTGACCCCGTGGCTGACAAGCTGATGGTGGCCGTTGCGCTGGTGTTGCTGGTGCAAGAACACGGCAACCTGTGGCTCACGCTGCCGGCGGCCGTCATCATCGGTCGCGAAATTGTCGTCTCGGCACTTCGCGAGTGGATGGCCGAACTCGGTGCACGGGCTCACGTTGCCGTGTCGAACCTGGGCAAATGGAAAACCGCCGCGCAAATGCTGGCGCTGGTGATCCTGCTGGCCAATCCATCGGACTTTACCTTCTGGGTCTTGATCGGTTATGCCTTGCTGCTGGTATCTGCCGGCCTGACATTGTGGTCCATGGTCCAATACCTGCGGGCTGCCTGGCCGCATCTGAAGACCGACGTGGAAAAGAAATAA